One window of Flavobacteriales bacterium genomic DNA carries:
- a CDS encoding DUF3365 domain-containing protein encodes MRSIIAPLVLAIVATAGCGTPFSDAEEKAALEQGATLADASFKALSYRLQQAMKEGGPAHAVDFCSLNALSIVDSLSNAHGAHIRRTSDRVRAPHDKPNAEEARIMQAMLAEWEAGGKEPNIPARAMEHGDSVAFYAPIFISSPACLKCHGDPDGSVDASALGMIEERYPDDRATGYELGDLRGMWSIRWAR; translated from the coding sequence ATGAGATCGATCATCGCCCCGCTGGTATTGGCCATCGTTGCTACCGCAGGATGCGGGACGCCCTTTTCGGATGCGGAAGAGAAAGCAGCATTGGAGCAAGGTGCTACACTCGCCGATGCCTCGTTCAAGGCTCTCAGCTACCGCCTTCAGCAGGCGATGAAGGAAGGCGGACCCGCCCACGCGGTGGATTTCTGCTCGCTCAACGCGCTTTCCATCGTGGACTCGCTGTCGAATGCCCATGGTGCACACATCCGCCGCACCAGCGACCGGGTGCGCGCCCCGCATGACAAACCAAATGCCGAGGAAGCCCGGATCATGCAGGCCATGTTGGCGGAATGGGAAGCTGGGGGAAAAGAACCGAATATTCCGGCCCGTGCGATGGAACACGGGGACAGCGTCGCCTTCTACGCGCCCATCTTCATCAGTTCACCGGCCTGCCTGAAGTGCCACGGCGATCCCGACGGCAGCGTGGACGCTTCCGCCTTAGGCATGATCGAGGAGCGCTATCCGGATGACCGGGCTACGGGATACGAGCTCGGGGATCTGCGGGGCATGTGGAGCATCCGTTGGGCCCGCTGA
- a CDS encoding carboxypeptidase-like regulatory domain-containing protein — protein MRHTLLFLLFTFSLTAFGQSDKGRRLVQFSGVVVTGDSLEPVPFTSIITKGSYRGTISDVYGYFSFVAQAGDTLEFAAVGFKRGNYMIPDSLKENKYSMIHVLFPDTVMLRPLDVYPWPSREQFREAFLALDVSDDEYQRVLKHLNSAEAIQRMENLPPDPGLAAHYQASLDNTRIYNQGMAPSINLFNPIAWAQFVQAWKAGSFKKKP, from the coding sequence ATGCGCCATACCCTTCTTTTCCTTCTTTTTACCTTTTCGCTCACCGCTTTCGGACAATCCGACAAGGGCCGCAGGCTGGTGCAGTTCAGCGGTGTCGTGGTCACGGGCGACAGCTTGGAACCGGTGCCCTTCACCAGCATCATCACCAAGGGCAGCTACCGGGGCACCATCAGTGATGTCTACGGCTACTTCAGCTTCGTGGCGCAGGCCGGTGACACTTTGGAGTTCGCGGCGGTGGGCTTCAAACGCGGCAACTACATGATCCCCGATTCGCTGAAGGAGAACAAGTATTCCATGATCCATGTGCTCTTTCCGGACACGGTGATGCTGCGGCCCTTGGACGTGTACCCGTGGCCCAGCCGGGAGCAGTTCCGCGAGGCTTTTTTAGCGTTGGACGTCTCGGATGATGAGTATCAGCGCGTGTTGAAGCACCTCAATTCCGCCGAGGCCATCCAGCGCATGGAGAACCTTCCGCCCGACCCCGGGCTTGCCGCGCACTACCAGGCCTCGTTGGACAATACGCGCATCTACAACCAAGGCATGGCGCCGAGCATCAACCTGTTCAACCCGATAGCGTGGGCGCAGTTCGTGCAAGCTTGGAAGGCCGGGAGTTTCAAGAAGAAGCCGTAG
- a CDS encoding T9SS type A sorting domain-containing protein, producing MKHISRPLFMIPVFLGVTASAQITIGPADMPSAGDTVRYRNTITTADMADTGPSHLWDFSALVPNAEAADTMVTVGSTPILYQFFFNNSFVYPENKADFAMRGPSIGIQGFSISNVFNYFKSNSAGYRDVGFGANVNGLPTSVQRTPVDWIYRFPLNFGDQDSSASHYQISVPTLGFYGQDQMRRNEVDGWGTLILPADTFEVLRVKSRIERTDTVYIEQFNIGFAIPEPETIEYKWIAQGMDEPVLQVTSVGGVNTVVRFFYQPDDITTGIAPGNGSDPLRAWPNPASTVLHLEGASLGTLELVGADGSVVRTLPQSSRTTRTVDVSNLAPGLYTLRSNVDGTTTHVVIAR from the coding sequence ATGAAGCACATTTCCCGTCCGCTTTTCATGATCCCGGTTTTCCTTGGTGTCACCGCCTCCGCACAGATCACCATCGGCCCGGCCGATATGCCTTCCGCCGGGGACACCGTGCGCTACCGGAACACCATTACCACGGCGGACATGGCGGACACGGGGCCTTCGCACCTGTGGGACTTCAGTGCCTTGGTCCCCAACGCCGAAGCTGCGGATACCATGGTCACCGTGGGCAGCACACCGATCCTCTACCAGTTCTTCTTCAATAACTCGTTCGTATACCCGGAGAACAAGGCGGACTTTGCGATGCGGGGGCCGTCTATTGGGATACAAGGGTTCTCCATCAGCAACGTGTTCAACTACTTCAAGTCCAATTCGGCCGGATACCGCGATGTGGGCTTCGGTGCCAATGTGAACGGCCTGCCCACCTCGGTGCAGCGCACGCCTGTGGACTGGATCTACCGCTTCCCGCTGAACTTCGGCGATCAGGACAGCTCCGCGAGCCACTACCAGATCAGCGTGCCCACGCTCGGGTTTTACGGCCAGGATCAGATGCGGCGCAACGAGGTGGACGGCTGGGGCACGCTGATCCTGCCTGCCGACACCTTCGAAGTGCTGCGCGTAAAGTCGCGGATCGAGCGCACGGACACTGTGTACATCGAACAGTTCAACATCGGTTTCGCCATCCCGGAACCGGAGACGATCGAGTACAAGTGGATCGCACAAGGCATGGACGAGCCTGTGCTGCAGGTCACTTCCGTGGGTGGTGTCAACACGGTGGTGCGCTTCTTTTATCAACCCGATGACATCACCACGGGCATTGCGCCGGGGAACGGATCTGATCCGTTGCGGGCCTGGCCCAATCCCGCCAGCACCGTGCTCCATCTCGAAGGTGCATCACTGGGAACGTTGGAATTGGTCGGTGCCGATGGTAGCGTTGTGCGTACTCTTCCCCAGAGTTCCCGGACCACAAGGACGGTGGATGTGAGCAACTTGGCGCCAGGGTTGTATACGCTCCGGTCCAACGTGGACGGCACCACAACCCACGTAGTGATCGCCCGCTAA